The following coding sequences lie in one Capsicum annuum cultivar UCD-10X-F1 chromosome 5, UCD10Xv1.1, whole genome shotgun sequence genomic window:
- the LOC107871359 gene encoding protein EIN4-like gives MLRCLFLGFLILLLIISVIATDNEFSSCNCDEEGIWSIHTILECQKVSDFLIAIAYFSIPLELLYFISCSDVPFKWVLVQFVAFIVLCGLTHLLNGLTYSGHPSFRLIMSLTVMKILTALVSCATAITLLTLFPMLLKIKVRELFLTQNVFELDQEVGMMMKQKEVYTHVRMLTREIRKSLDKHTILYTTLVELSKTLNLQNCAVWMTNEDRSLMNLTHGLSPGSAVEYHRSLPIDDLDVLEITMNEGVRILRQDSILAVASSGGPGEACTVAAIRMPLLCVSDFKGGTPELVDTRYAILVLVIPSANDDWSRNEMEIVEVVADQVAVALSHATVLEESQLIREKLETRNGLLQQAKENAVKASQARNSFQKVMNNGMRRPMHSILGLLSILQGENTIFNQRIIIDTMVRTSSVLSNLIDDAMDIPDKDEGRFPVETMPFQLHSMIREACCLVKHMCVYKRFGFSTDVPNSLPNLVMGDEKRTFQVILHMVGHLLNIQSGGGSVVFKVILESGTDVGNDKILGARRHSVFDEYVTVKFEIEVSLEGSQTDSSSSISHFGGRRYNSKELKEGMSLPMCKKLVQMMQGNVWMPSNTDGHAQRMTLVLRYLKQSSYRKHMFDLVSPLEQVISSSTFKGLQVLLADDDDVNRMVTKKLLEKLGCQVIAVSSGFECLSAMGHSTTSIQVVILEELHMPEMDGFTVAMRVRNFHSRSWPLIIALSSISEEQVWHRCVQVGINGLVRKPVLLQGMSEELQRVLHRAGEGF, from the exons atgctAAGGTGTTTGTTTCTGGGGTTCTTGATTTTATTGTTAATCATATCTGTTATAGCTACCGATAATGAGTTTTCGAGTTGTAACTGTGATGAAGAGGGTATTTGGAGTATACATACCATTCTTGAGTGTCAAAAAGTGAGTGATTTCTTGATTGCAATTGCTTATTTTTCGATACCTCTCGAGTTGCTTTACTTTATTAGTTGCTCTGATGTTCCATTCAAATGGGTACTTGTTCAATTCGTTGCGTTCATAGTGCTTTGTGGATTGACTCATTTGCTTAATGGATTGACTTATAGTGGTCATCCTTCGTTCCGATTGATAATGTCCTTAACCGTAATGAAAATCCTAACCGCCCTTGTTTCGTGTGCGACTGCAATCACCCTTTTGACTTTGTTCCCTATGTTACTTAAGATTAAGGTTAGAGAACTATTTTTGACTCAAAATGTGTTCGAGCTTGATCAAGAGGTTGGTATGATGATGAAACAGAAAGAAGTGTATACACATGTCCGAATGTTGACTCGTGAAATTAGGAAGTCGCTTGATAAGCATACTATATTGTATACTACTTTAGTTGAGCTTTCAAAGACGTTGAATCTGCAGAATTGTGCTGTTTGGATGACAAATGAGGATAGGTCATTGATGAACTTGACACACGGGTTAAGCCCGGGTTCTGCTGTAGAATACCATCGTTCACTTCCGATTGATGATCTTGATGTGTTAGAGATAACAATGAACGAAGGAGTGAGGATTTTGAGGCAAGATTCGATTCTTGCAGTTGCAAGTAGTGGCGGGCCTGGTGAAGCATGCACTGTTGCAGCAATTCGGATGCCATTGCTTTGTGTTTCGGATTTCAAAGGTGGGACACCTGAGTTGGTCGACACTCGTTATgctattttagttttggttattCCGAGTGCAAATGATGATTGGAGCCGTAATGAGATGGAGATAGTGGAAGTAGTTGCTGATCAGGTGGCTGTGGCTCTATCACACGCAACGGTTCTTGAAGAGTCTCAATTAATAAGGGAGAAACTAGAAACGAGGAACGGTTTGCTACAACAGGCTAAGGAGAATGCCGTGAAGGCAAGCCAGGCGAGGAATTCGTTTCAGAAGGTAATGAACAATGGAATGAGACGACCAATGCACTCAATTTTGGGTTTACTTTCCATACTGCAAGGTGAGAACACAATCTTTAATCAGAGGATTATTATCGACACGATGGTAAGAACGAGCTCCGTTCTGTCAAATTTAATAGACGATGCTATGGATATACCCGACAAAGATGAAGGGAGATTCCCAGTAGAAACGATGCCCTTTCAGCTGCATTCAATGATCAGAGAGGCTTGTTGTCTTGTTAAGCACATGTGCGTTTACAAGCGCTTTGGCTTTTCCACGGACGTTCCCAATTCTTTACCTAATCTGGTTATGGGCGATGAAAAGAGAACGTTTCAGGTTATACTTCATATGGTGGGACATCTATTGAATATCCAATCCGGAGGGGGCTCCGTTGTATTCAAGGTTATTCTGGAGAGTGGAACCGACGTAGGGAATGATAAAATTCTGGGAGCAAGAAGACACAGCGTATTTGATGAATATGTTACCGTAAAATTTGAAATCGAAGTTAGTCTTGAAGGTTCTCAAACAGATAGCTCGAGCTCAATTAGTCACTTCGGTGGAAGGAGGTATAATAGCAAAGAGTTAAAGGAAGGCATGAGTTTGCCCATGTGCAAAAAGCTCGTTCAG ATGATGCAGGGAAATGTATGGATGCCCTCAAATACCGATGGCCATGCACAAAGGATGACTCTTGTTCTCCGATATCTTAAACAATCGTCGTACAGAAAACATATGTTTGATCTTGTAAGTCCTTTGGAGCAAGTAATTTCAAGTTCAACGTTCAAAGGCCTGCAAGTTCTACTTGCTGATGACGACGACGTAAACAGAATGGTAACCAAAAAACTGCTCGAAAAACTAGGCTGCCAAGTAATTGCTGTTTCGTCCGGTTTTGAGTGCTTAAGTGCAATGGGCCATTCAACAACTTCTATCCAAGTTGTCATTTTGGAAGAACTTCACATGCCGGAAATGGACGGATTCACAGTGGCTATGAGGGTTCGGAACTTCCACAGCCGTAGCTGGCCGTTGATCATAGCCTTATCTTCTATCTCAGAGGAACAAGTATGGCACAGATGCGT